A stretch of Nonomuraea africana DNA encodes these proteins:
- a CDS encoding DsbA family oxidoreductase, whose amino-acid sequence MVSDVVCPWCYIGHRRFARAAARYAGEVEVTYRPFELNPGAPAEGEPLLEALQRKFGGDVSQMTSRVTAVGAAEGLEFHFDRAVSASSFEAHRLIEVAARQGLGAEMTERLFAAHFTDGLNIADTGVLAKLAAEVGVSDTGEAGDEVREQLGRARELGITSVPFFLFEGEFGVSGAQPEETFLAALEEVAERTTR is encoded by the coding sequence ATGGTTTCGGACGTGGTCTGTCCTTGGTGTTATATAGGGCATCGGCGCTTCGCCAGGGCGGCCGCGCGTTACGCGGGCGAGGTGGAGGTCACCTATCGCCCGTTCGAGCTCAACCCCGGCGCTCCGGCCGAGGGTGAGCCCCTGCTGGAGGCGCTCCAGCGCAAGTTCGGCGGCGACGTCTCGCAGATGACCTCCAGGGTCACGGCCGTGGGAGCCGCGGAGGGGCTGGAGTTCCACTTCGACAGGGCGGTGAGCGCGTCCTCCTTCGAGGCCCACCGCCTGATCGAGGTGGCCGCCCGCCAGGGGTTGGGCGCGGAGATGACCGAGCGCCTGTTCGCCGCGCACTTCACCGACGGGCTCAACATCGCCGACACCGGCGTCCTGGCCAAACTGGCCGCCGAGGTCGGGGTGAGCGACACGGGCGAGGCGGGTGACGAGGTCCGCGAGCAGCTCGGCAGGGCTCGCGAGCTGGGGATCACCAGCGTGCCGTTCTTCCTGTTCGAGGGGGAGTTCGGCGTCTCGGGCGCGCAGCCGGAGGAGACCTTCCTCGCCGCGCTCGAGGAGGTCGCCGAACGCACCACCCGCTGA
- a CDS encoding serine hydrolase — protein sequence MTRRRWCWVAAGALLVTACGAGDMVTTTGRIGPWPTGASPAAGPPTKPATPTKPATPGTPPTPTAPGATLSAAPPAQAPPSLTRAQIDGAVARLDGVVRDTMAKTGVPGLSVAVVHRDRTLFLKGYGVRRVGDPRPVGPDTVFQLASLSKPLASTVVAGVVGEKTVAWDDPVVEHDPGFALKDPWVSGHVTLADLFAHRSGLPDHAGDLLEDLGYGRPYIVRHLRREPLGPFRASYAYTNFGLTAAAEAVAKARGVTWEDLSAQVLYRPLGMTSTSSLFSDYAKASDRAVLHVKADGRWEARYTRDPQAQAPAGGASSTARDLVSWMRLQLANGRFDGRTVIDPAALGQTHLPQIVSVPPRAPYGEAGFYGLGWNVNDDERGRLRLSHSGAFDLGAATAVTLLPTEGLGIVVLTNGEPVGVPETVSAAFFDIAEHGRQTVDWLKLIGDAFATMEEGGRSAIDYAEPPADVRQARPVEAYVGTYDNSYYGPMRVTAGPDGGLVMRLGPRDMAFPLRHYDGDTFSYVTRGENAVGLSGVRFTVREARRATAVTVEHLNQNSLGTFTRRP from the coding sequence GTGACACGCAGGCGATGGTGCTGGGTGGCCGCGGGGGCGTTGCTGGTCACCGCGTGCGGCGCCGGCGACATGGTGACGACGACCGGTCGGATCGGCCCGTGGCCCACCGGCGCAAGCCCCGCGGCCGGCCCGCCGACGAAACCGGCGACCCCGACGAAACCCGCGACGCCGGGGACACCGCCCACACCGACGGCTCCTGGGGCGACGCTGTCGGCGGCGCCGCCGGCCCAGGCGCCGCCCTCGCTCACCCGCGCCCAGATCGACGGCGCCGTCGCCCGGCTCGACGGGGTCGTCCGCGACACGATGGCCAAGACCGGCGTGCCCGGCCTGTCGGTCGCCGTCGTCCACCGGGACCGTACGTTGTTCCTGAAGGGCTACGGTGTACGGCGCGTGGGCGACCCGCGGCCCGTCGGCCCCGACACCGTCTTCCAGCTCGCCTCACTCTCCAAGCCCCTGGCCTCGACCGTGGTCGCGGGTGTCGTGGGCGAGAAGACCGTCGCCTGGGACGACCCCGTGGTGGAGCACGACCCGGGCTTCGCGCTCAAGGACCCGTGGGTGAGCGGGCACGTCACCCTGGCCGACCTGTTCGCCCACCGCAGCGGGCTGCCCGACCACGCGGGCGACCTGCTCGAAGACCTCGGATACGGCAGGCCGTACATCGTCAGGCACCTGCGCCGCGAGCCGCTGGGGCCCTTCCGCGCGAGCTACGCGTACACCAACTTCGGGCTCACGGCGGCGGCGGAGGCGGTGGCGAAGGCCCGCGGCGTCACCTGGGAGGACCTGTCGGCCCAGGTGCTGTACCGGCCGCTGGGCATGACGTCCACCAGCTCGCTCTTCTCCGACTACGCCAAGGCGTCCGACCGGGCCGTCCTCCACGTCAAGGCGGACGGCCGCTGGGAGGCCAGGTACACCCGCGATCCCCAGGCGCAGGCCCCGGCGGGCGGCGCCAGCTCCACGGCCCGCGACCTGGTCTCCTGGATGCGGCTGCAGCTCGCCAACGGGAGGTTCGACGGCAGGACGGTCATCGATCCGGCCGCCCTCGGCCAGACCCACCTGCCGCAGATCGTCTCCGTCCCGCCCCGGGCACCGTACGGCGAGGCGGGCTTCTACGGGCTCGGCTGGAACGTGAACGACGACGAGCGGGGACGGCTGAGGCTCAGCCACTCGGGCGCGTTCGACCTGGGTGCGGCCACCGCGGTGACGCTGCTGCCGACCGAGGGGCTCGGCATCGTGGTCCTCACCAACGGCGAACCCGTGGGCGTGCCGGAAACCGTGTCCGCGGCCTTCTTCGACATCGCCGAGCACGGCAGGCAGACGGTCGACTGGCTCAAGCTCATCGGCGACGCGTTCGCGACCATGGAGGAGGGCGGCCGCTCGGCGATCGACTACGCCGAGCCGCCCGCGGATGTCAGGCAGGCGCGTCCGGTCGAGGCCTACGTGGGAACGTACGACAACTCCTACTACGGGCCGATGCGGGTGACCGCCGGTCCGGACGGCGGGTTGGTGATGCGCCTCGGCCCCAGGGACATGGCGTTCCCGCTGCGCCACTACGACGGCGACACGTTCAGCTACGTCACGCGGGGGGAGAACGCGGTGGGCCTGTCCGGCGTCCGGTTCACCGTGCGGGAGGCGCGGCGGGCCACCGCGGTGACCGTCGAGCACCTCAACCAGAACAGCCTCGGCACCTTCACCCGCCGCCCCTGA
- a CDS encoding ABC transporter permease, whose protein sequence is MAVTTLAVPVAGLTPARGGFGNVLRAEWTKFRSVRSVRWCLAIFAMLAIGTSALIAVTTTVSSWGGSTSTMGQAVAVVQLGAALGEIAIMVLGAMAIGGEYRSGMIKVSLMSVPWRGRMLAAKMTVFAAATLVTTLVVVGISFAVQLAAGEVLGSVTDPGVLRSLLGLCAYLTVLVVLTMAVGAMIRHTAGVIFATLGLFYVLPVLLSLVPGTEKLVEVMPLMAGMRITDMAESAPWGWFALYCAWAAGMFGLAVLGMRRRDA, encoded by the coding sequence ATGGCTGTAACAACTCTTGCGGTTCCCGTAGCCGGCCTCACGCCGGCGCGAGGCGGGTTCGGCAACGTACTGCGCGCCGAATGGACCAAGTTCCGCTCGGTGCGATCGGTCCGCTGGTGTCTCGCGATCTTCGCGATGCTCGCCATCGGCACGAGCGCCCTCATCGCGGTCACCACGACCGTGTCGTCCTGGGGCGGCTCGACGAGCACCATGGGCCAGGCGGTGGCCGTGGTCCAGCTGGGGGCGGCACTCGGCGAGATCGCGATCATGGTGCTGGGGGCCATGGCGATCGGTGGCGAGTATCGCTCCGGGATGATCAAGGTTTCGCTGATGAGCGTTCCATGGCGCGGCCGCATGCTGGCGGCCAAGATGACGGTGTTCGCCGCGGCGACTCTGGTGACCACGCTCGTCGTGGTGGGGATCTCCTTCGCCGTCCAGCTCGCCGCGGGTGAGGTGCTCGGCAGCGTGACCGACCCCGGGGTGCTGCGCTCCCTGCTGGGCCTGTGCGCCTACCTCACGGTGCTGGTCGTCCTGACGATGGCCGTCGGCGCAATGATCCGCCATACGGCGGGCGTCATCTTCGCCACGCTCGGCCTGTTCTACGTCCTGCCCGTTCTCCTGAGCCTGGTGCCGGGGACCGAGAAGCTGGTCGAGGTCATGCCGCTCATGGCGGGCATGCGGATCACCGACATGGCGGAGAGCGCTCCCTGGGGCTGGTTCGCGCTCTACTGTGCCTGGGCGGCCGGGATGTTCGGCCTCGCGGTCCTCGGGATGCGCAGGCGGGACGCATGA
- a CDS encoding endonuclease/exonuclease/phosphatase family protein, translating to MIATEKSQRVTGPTTRRARRRRMSWLVAAVFAAWAVVRVFGLEHGSFLTQLMTLTPYALVAGAVAAVTLALRRRAAAVLALAACVALAAAVLPRAFAEPPTARGPVLKVLSINLFSRADAQAVVSLVRELDPDVFSALELGPETVRRLDAAGLDTLMPHRVLQPARGATGSGLFAKHPLTELKGLFTPIGHNMPAATVTLPSGVQAQVVAIHPNPPLGSMAAEWNASLAAMPPPSPDVVRVLAGDFNASLDHRAMRDLLAKGYVDAAEAAGVGLTPTWPHGRLLPPLVTIDHVLADRRVGVARVEVRDVPRTDHRAVFAELRLP from the coding sequence GTGATCGCCACCGAGAAGAGTCAGCGGGTGACCGGGCCGACGACGCGCCGGGCGCGCAGACGGCGGATGTCGTGGCTGGTGGCGGCGGTGTTCGCCGCCTGGGCCGTGGTCAGGGTCTTCGGGCTCGAACATGGATCGTTCCTGACCCAGTTGATGACGCTCACGCCGTACGCGCTGGTGGCCGGCGCGGTCGCGGCGGTGACCCTGGCCCTCCGCAGGAGGGCCGCCGCCGTCCTGGCGCTGGCGGCGTGCGTGGCGCTGGCCGCGGCCGTGCTGCCGCGCGCCTTCGCCGAGCCGCCGACCGCGCGGGGGCCGGTGCTGAAGGTGCTGTCGATCAACCTGTTCTCCAGGGCGGACGCGCAGGCGGTGGTCTCGCTGGTACGCGAGCTCGACCCGGACGTGTTCAGCGCCCTTGAGCTGGGACCCGAGACGGTCAGGCGGCTCGACGCGGCGGGGCTGGACACGCTCATGCCGCACAGGGTGCTGCAACCCGCGAGGGGCGCGACGGGCAGCGGGCTGTTCGCCAAGCATCCGCTGACCGAGCTGAAAGGGCTGTTCACCCCGATCGGGCACAACATGCCCGCGGCCACCGTGACGCTGCCTTCGGGCGTCCAGGCACAGGTGGTGGCGATTCACCCGAACCCGCCGCTGGGGTCGATGGCGGCCGAATGGAACGCGTCGCTGGCGGCGATGCCGCCGCCGTCCCCCGACGTGGTGCGCGTGCTGGCCGGGGACTTCAACGCCAGCCTCGACCACCGGGCGATGCGGGACCTGCTGGCCAAGGGGTACGTCGACGCCGCGGAGGCGGCGGGCGTGGGGCTGACGCCTACCTGGCCGCACGGGCGGCTGCTTCCGCCGCTGGTCACCATCGACCACGTGCTGGCGGATCGGCGGGTGGGGGTGGCCCGGGTGGAGGTGCGCGACGTCCCCCGCACCGACCACCGCGCTGTCTTCGCCGAACTACGCCTTCCGTGA
- a CDS encoding agmatine deiminase family protein, producing the protein MTPADHGFRMPAEWEPHSRTWMAFPTPNPTFTDLEAARRTWGQVANTIARYEPVVMIANTGESADARSYLDPGITVVEQPLDDAWLRDSGPTFLVDGRGGLATANWVFNGWGQQSFARWANDSKVGAIVSELAGATPYSSALVNEGGGIHVDGEGTVLLTETVQLDPFRNPGWTREQVEAELRGFIGAEKCLWMPRGLTADYGPYGTRGHIDVFAAFVRPGLVVAHSQPDPSHPDHEVCLENIALLRSFTDARGRALEVIEVPAPTVTEVDGEPVDYSYINHYLANDAVVLCAFDDPRDEEAAALFAKLFPARTVELVDAREIFAGGGGIHCITQQQPAVSRTSR; encoded by the coding sequence ATGACCCCCGCAGACCACGGTTTCCGCATGCCGGCGGAGTGGGAGCCGCATTCCCGCACGTGGATGGCCTTCCCCACCCCCAACCCGACCTTCACCGACCTCGAGGCCGCACGCAGGACGTGGGGCCAGGTGGCCAACACGATCGCCCGGTACGAGCCGGTCGTGATGATCGCCAACACCGGTGAGAGCGCCGACGCCCGCTCCTACCTCGACCCCGGCATCACCGTGGTCGAGCAGCCACTCGACGACGCGTGGCTGCGCGACAGCGGCCCCACCTTCCTCGTGGACGGCAGGGGCGGCCTCGCGACGGCGAACTGGGTCTTCAACGGCTGGGGCCAGCAGAGCTTCGCCCGCTGGGCGAACGACTCCAAGGTGGGCGCGATCGTCTCGGAGCTGGCGGGGGCGACGCCGTACAGCTCGGCGCTGGTCAACGAGGGCGGCGGCATCCACGTGGACGGCGAGGGCACGGTGCTGCTGACGGAGACCGTCCAGCTCGACCCGTTCCGCAACCCCGGCTGGACCCGCGAGCAGGTGGAGGCCGAGCTGCGGGGCTTCATCGGCGCCGAGAAGTGCCTGTGGATGCCGCGCGGCCTCACCGCCGACTACGGCCCGTACGGCACGCGCGGCCACATCGACGTCTTCGCCGCCTTCGTCCGCCCCGGCCTGGTCGTCGCCCACAGCCAGCCCGACCCCTCCCACCCCGACCACGAGGTCTGCCTGGAGAACATCGCCCTGCTGCGCTCGTTCACCGACGCGAGGGGGCGGGCGCTGGAGGTCATCGAGGTGCCCGCGCCCACGGTCACCGAGGTGGACGGCGAGCCGGTCGACTACTCCTACATCAACCACTACCTGGCCAACGACGCGGTCGTGCTGTGCGCCTTCGACGACCCGCGCGACGAGGAGGCCGCCGCGCTGTTCGCCAAGCTCTTCCCCGCCCGCACGGTCGAGCTGGTGGACGCGAGGGAGATCTTCGCCGGCGGCGGCGGCATCCACTGCATCACCCAGCAGCAACCAGCCGTCTCCCGCACCTCCCGCTAG
- the ureA gene encoding urease subunit gamma: protein MRLTPTERDRLLLFTTAELARARRARGLRLNVPEATALIADAVCEAARDGARLAEAIAAGRQVLGPEDVLPGVADIVTQVTVEAVFDDGSRLAVVTDPFGGGSMGDAAPGAVVSAGDWTPPPGSVRLRVLNTARVPVSVTSHFHFFESNPRLRFPRAEAYGMRLNIPAGATVRFDPGATVEVELAPIGGGRTVIGFAGLVDGPLDAPGAKDEALRRARACGYEGA, encoded by the coding sequence ATGCGCTTGACGCCGACCGAGCGGGACAGACTCCTGCTCTTCACCACCGCCGAGCTGGCCCGCGCCAGGCGGGCCCGCGGGCTGCGCCTGAACGTGCCAGAGGCCACCGCGCTGATCGCCGACGCCGTGTGCGAGGCCGCGCGGGACGGAGCGAGGCTGGCCGAGGCCATCGCGGCCGGACGCCAGGTGCTCGGCCCCGAGGACGTGCTGCCTGGAGTCGCCGACATCGTGACCCAGGTGACGGTCGAGGCGGTGTTCGACGACGGGAGCCGGCTCGCGGTCGTCACCGACCCGTTCGGCGGCGGCTCCATGGGCGACGCCGCCCCGGGCGCCGTCGTGTCGGCGGGCGACTGGACGCCGCCGCCCGGCTCGGTGCGGCTGCGGGTGCTGAACACCGCGCGGGTGCCGGTCTCCGTCACCTCGCACTTCCACTTCTTCGAGTCCAATCCGCGGCTGCGCTTCCCCCGCGCGGAGGCGTACGGCATGCGCCTCAACATCCCGGCGGGCGCCACGGTGCGCTTCGACCCCGGGGCCACGGTGGAGGTGGAGCTGGCGCCGATCGGCGGCGGCCGTACCGTGATCGGTTTCGCGGGACTCGTGGACGGGCCGCTGGACGCGCCCGGCGCGAAGGACGAGGCGCTGCGCAGGGCGCGCGCCTGCGGATACGAGGGGGCGTAG
- a CDS encoding TetR/AcrR family transcriptional regulator, translating into MGRRAGRRRQDVLEGAARVIAERGAEATRFADVAEVSGVPISTLQYYFGNREDLLVAAFRHSAATDLASVREGLRGTPWERLLHIARHVAGEEGGGWRVWVESWRWALRDVEWRGEFLRDYAAWRELLAEVIGEGIADGSFGADGDPGRLASQVLALLDGLGMPLALADPALKDPEVLADALRRLLNARRPAAE; encoded by the coding sequence ATGGGCAGACGGGCCGGGCGGCGCAGGCAGGACGTCCTCGAGGGAGCCGCGCGGGTCATCGCCGAGCGCGGCGCGGAGGCGACCAGGTTCGCCGACGTCGCGGAGGTGTCGGGCGTTCCGATCAGCACGCTGCAGTACTACTTCGGCAACCGCGAGGATCTCCTCGTCGCCGCCTTCCGCCACTCCGCCGCCACCGACCTGGCGTCGGTCAGGGAGGGGCTGCGCGGGACGCCGTGGGAGCGGCTGCTGCACATCGCCCGCCACGTCGCGGGCGAGGAGGGCGGCGGCTGGCGGGTGTGGGTCGAGTCGTGGCGGTGGGCCCTGCGCGACGTCGAGTGGCGGGGGGAGTTCCTGCGCGACTACGCCGCATGGCGGGAGCTGCTGGCCGAGGTGATCGGCGAGGGCATCGCCGACGGTAGTTTCGGCGCGGACGGTGATCCCGGCCGCCTGGCCAGCCAGGTCCTGGCGCTCCTCGACGGGCTCGGCATGCCGCTGGCCCTGGCCGATCCCGCGCTGAAGGATCCCGAAGTCCTCGCCGACGCCCTGCGCAGACTCCTGAACGCACGCCGGCCAGCCGCCGAGTGA
- a CDS encoding calcium-binding protein has product MEIYNGRKSRRAAGAAAVLAVATVMMAMGGSALPAGADVPGGNGWADIPTDGLTLVATPTCDTATATLTGTERSEVLVGTPGNDVIFGLGGSDVIDGRGGDDLLCGGTGNDSMIGGTGDDTLEGGSGNDRLSGGTGNDTLEGGSGTDFLDGGPGNDTLEGGSGTDFLDGGSGTNTNDGGPDLDLCTNPSSGVSCP; this is encoded by the coding sequence GTGGAGATCTACAACGGACGGAAGAGTCGTCGAGCCGCGGGGGCGGCGGCCGTCCTGGCGGTGGCCACCGTGATGATGGCCATGGGCGGAAGCGCGCTACCGGCCGGAGCGGACGTTCCGGGCGGCAACGGCTGGGCCGACATCCCAACCGACGGGCTGACCCTGGTGGCCACGCCGACGTGCGACACGGCCACAGCCACCCTGACGGGCACTGAGCGCTCCGAGGTCCTCGTGGGCACACCGGGCAACGATGTGATCTTCGGCTTGGGTGGCAGCGATGTCATCGACGGCCGCGGCGGCGACGACCTGCTGTGCGGCGGAACCGGCAACGACAGCATGATCGGCGGAACCGGCGACGACACCCTGGAGGGCGGCTCGGGCAACGACCGGCTGTCCGGCGGAACCGGCAACGACACCCTGGAGGGCGGCAGCGGCACCGACTTCCTCGACGGCGGACCCGGCAACGACACCCTGGAGGGCGGCAGCGGCACCGACTTCCTCGACGGCGGTAGCGGCACCAACACCAACGACGGAGGACCGGACCTCGACCTCTGCACCAACCCGTCGAGCGGTGTCAGCTGCCCCTGA
- a CDS encoding SDR family NAD(P)-dependent oxidoreductase, which yields MHIDLAGKTALVTGSTQGIGAAIATGLARSGAHVAVNGRSQASVEASADRLRGEVDGARVTPVAADLSTEDGAARVVDLLPEVDILVNNLGIFGAKPALEITDAEWRRYFEVNVLAAVRLTRAYLPGMMARSWGRVQYIASDSAVVTPAEMIHYGMSKTALLAVSRGFAKEAAGTGVTVNSVIAGPTHTGGVEDFVYELVDRALPWEEAQREFMRRHRPQSLLQRLIEPEEIAHMVVYLSSPYASGTTGGALRVDGGYVDAILP from the coding sequence ATGCACATCGATCTCGCGGGGAAGACCGCCCTGGTCACCGGCTCGACGCAGGGGATCGGGGCGGCGATCGCGACGGGCCTGGCCAGGTCGGGCGCGCACGTCGCGGTCAACGGCAGGAGCCAGGCCTCCGTCGAGGCGAGCGCGGACCGGCTGCGCGGCGAGGTGGACGGCGCGCGCGTCACCCCCGTCGCGGCGGACCTGTCGACCGAGGACGGCGCCGCCAGGGTCGTGGACCTGCTGCCCGAGGTGGACATCCTGGTGAACAACCTCGGCATCTTCGGCGCCAAGCCGGCGCTGGAGATCACCGACGCGGAGTGGCGCAGGTACTTCGAGGTGAACGTGCTGGCCGCCGTCCGGCTCACCCGCGCCTACCTGCCCGGGATGATGGCCAGGTCCTGGGGACGCGTGCAGTACATCGCCAGCGACTCGGCGGTGGTCACGCCCGCCGAGATGATCCATTACGGCATGTCGAAGACCGCCCTGCTCGCCGTGTCCCGCGGATTCGCCAAGGAGGCGGCGGGCACGGGCGTCACCGTCAACTCGGTGATCGCCGGCCCGACCCACACGGGCGGCGTGGAGGACTTCGTGTACGAGCTGGTCGACAGGGCGCTGCCGTGGGAGGAGGCGCAGCGTGAGTTCATGCGCAGGCACCGGCCCCAGTCACTGCTGCAGCGCCTGATCGAGCCCGAGGAGATCGCGCACATGGTCGTCTACCTCAGCTCGCCGTACGCCTCGGGCACCACGGGCGGGGCGCTCCGCGTGGACGGCGGCTACGTGGACGCCATCCTGCCCTGA
- a CDS encoding ABC transporter ATP-binding protein, whose protein sequence is MIETRGLTKRFGATLAVDGLSVTVRPGAITGFLGPNGSGKSTTMRMIMGLDRPTSGSASVNGRPYEKLRYPMREIGALLDADAAHPGRSAYDHLLWLAQSNGIGRARVADVMDLVGLSQVARKRVGTFSFGMRQRLGIGAALLGDPQVLVLDEPMNGLDAEGILWVRTLMRSFAAQGRAVFVSSHLMSEMEGTADHVIVIGQGRLIADEPMAQFLAGHSLGSVHVRAPSATALRPVLESAGGRVREEPDGSLTVLGLSAPRVGDLALTAGVAVHELWMRSDSLEAVFMKLTQASVQFRAGSPMSTAGA, encoded by the coding sequence ATGATCGAGACACGGGGGCTGACCAAGCGGTTCGGCGCGACCCTGGCAGTGGACGGACTGTCCGTCACGGTGAGACCAGGCGCCATCACCGGCTTCCTGGGCCCCAACGGCTCAGGCAAGTCCACGACGATGCGCATGATCATGGGGCTGGATCGCCCGACGTCGGGATCCGCCAGCGTCAACGGCCGGCCGTACGAGAAGCTGCGATATCCGATGCGCGAGATCGGCGCGCTGCTGGACGCCGATGCCGCGCATCCCGGCAGGTCGGCCTACGACCACCTGCTCTGGCTGGCACAGAGCAACGGCATCGGCCGTGCCAGGGTGGCGGACGTGATGGACCTGGTGGGGCTCTCCCAGGTGGCGCGCAAGCGCGTCGGCACGTTCTCCTTCGGGATGAGACAGCGGCTGGGCATCGGGGCCGCGCTGCTCGGCGACCCGCAGGTCCTGGTGCTAGACGAGCCGATGAACGGCCTGGACGCCGAGGGGATCCTGTGGGTCCGCACCCTCATGAGGTCGTTCGCCGCGCAGGGGCGGGCGGTCTTCGTCTCCAGTCATCTCATGAGCGAGATGGAGGGCACCGCCGATCACGTCATCGTGATCGGTCAGGGGCGGCTCATCGCCGATGAGCCCATGGCACAGTTCCTGGCGGGCCACTCGCTCGGGTCGGTCCACGTGCGCGCCCCGAGCGCGACGGCGCTGCGTCCCGTCCTGGAATCCGCGGGCGGACGCGTCAGGGAGGAACCCGACGGATCCCTGACCGTCCTCGGCCTCTCCGCCCCCCGCGTCGGCGATCTCGCCCTGACGGCAGGGGTGGCGGTGCACGAGCTCTGGATGCGCAGCGACTCGCTCGAGGCCGTGTTCATGAAGTTGACGCAGGCAAGCGTCCAGTTCCGGGCGGGTTCGCCTATGTCCACGGCCGGCGCCTGA
- a CDS encoding urease subunit alpha, with translation MHDYIGVHGPRQGDLVRLGDTGLVVEVEHDSQQPGEEFLAGFAKTARDGLHLKAASIRETCDLVISNVLVIDAMLGIRKVSIGVREGRIHAIGRAGNPDTLDGVDVVVGTGTTIVSGEGLIATAGAIDTHVHLMSPRIMEASLTSGVTTIIGQEFGPVWGVGVNSPWALRNAFAAFDDWPVNIGFLARGSSSAPDPLVEALVEGGACGFKVHEDMGAHTRALDTALRVAEEHDVQVALHTDGLNECLSVEDTLAVLEGRTIHAFHIEGCGGGHVPNVLRMAGVPNVIGSSTNPTLPFGRDALGEHYDMIVAAHGLKPDLPSDQVIARDRIRAGTMGAENVLHDLGVIGITSSDAQGMGRAGETFRRTFQLASRFAIEGPDNARVLRYIAKLTINPAIAHGLSHEVGSIEVGKLADIVLWDPASFGAKPWLVLKAGFPAWGVTGDPNASTDGCQPLVYGPQFGGHGATPAELSLAFVSGVSQALPTRRRQVPVRGTRGIGPASLVRNDRLGQVRVDPRTGQVTLDDRPIGAEPVSSVPLSRLYFL, from the coding sequence GTGCACGACTACATCGGGGTGCACGGACCTCGTCAGGGCGACCTGGTACGGCTCGGCGACACGGGCCTGGTCGTCGAGGTGGAGCACGACTCGCAGCAGCCGGGCGAGGAGTTCCTCGCCGGGTTCGCCAAGACCGCCCGCGACGGCCTGCACCTGAAGGCCGCCTCCATCCGCGAGACCTGCGACCTGGTGATCAGCAACGTGCTGGTGATCGACGCGATGCTGGGCATCAGGAAGGTCTCGATCGGGGTGCGCGAGGGGCGCATCCACGCGATCGGCCGCGCCGGCAACCCCGACACGCTCGACGGCGTGGACGTGGTGGTCGGCACCGGCACCACGATCGTCTCCGGCGAGGGGCTGATCGCCACGGCCGGCGCCATCGACACGCACGTCCACCTGATGTCGCCGCGCATCATGGAGGCGTCGCTGACCTCCGGCGTGACCACGATCATCGGCCAGGAGTTCGGGCCCGTGTGGGGCGTGGGCGTGAACTCGCCGTGGGCGCTGCGCAACGCCTTCGCCGCCTTCGACGACTGGCCCGTCAACATCGGCTTCCTGGCGCGCGGCTCGTCGTCGGCGCCGGACCCGCTGGTGGAGGCGCTGGTCGAGGGCGGCGCGTGCGGGTTCAAGGTGCACGAGGACATGGGGGCCCACACCAGGGCCCTCGACACCGCGCTGCGGGTGGCCGAGGAGCACGACGTCCAGGTGGCCCTGCACACCGACGGGCTCAACGAGTGCCTGTCGGTGGAGGACACGCTCGCCGTCCTCGAGGGCAGGACCATCCACGCCTTCCACATCGAGGGCTGCGGCGGCGGCCACGTGCCGAACGTGCTGCGCATGGCCGGCGTCCCCAACGTCATCGGCTCCTCCACCAACCCGACGCTGCCGTTCGGCCGCGACGCGCTCGGCGAGCACTACGACATGATCGTCGCGGCGCACGGGCTCAAGCCCGACCTGCCCAGCGACCAGGTGATCGCCCGCGACCGGATCAGGGCCGGCACGATGGGCGCCGAGAACGTGCTGCACGACCTCGGCGTCATCGGCATCACCTCCTCCGACGCGCAGGGCATGGGCCGGGCAGGCGAGACCTTCAGGCGCACCTTCCAGCTGGCGTCCCGGTTCGCCATCGAGGGGCCCGACAACGCACGGGTGCTGCGCTACATCGCCAAGCTGACCATCAACCCGGCGATCGCGCACGGCCTCTCGCACGAGGTCGGCTCGATCGAGGTCGGCAAGCTGGCCGACATCGTGCTGTGGGATCCCGCCTCGTTCGGCGCCAAGCCGTGGCTGGTGCTCAAGGCGGGCTTCCCTGCCTGGGGCGTCACCGGCGACCCGAACGCCTCGACCGACGGCTGCCAGCCCCTGGTGTACGGCCCGCAGTTCGGCGGCCACGGCGCCACCCCCGCCGAGCTCTCGCTCGCCTTCGTGAGCGGTGTCTCCCAGGCCCTGCCGACCAGACGCCGCCAGGTGCCCGTGCGCGGGACGCGCGGGATCGGCCCCGCCTCGCTGGTGCGCAACGACCGCCTCGGCCAGGTGCGGGTGGACCCGCGCACCGGCCAGGTGACGCTCGACGACCGGCCGATCGGCGCCGAGCCCGTCTCGTCGGTGCCGCTGAGCCGCCTGTACTTCCTCTGA